A single Xenopus laevis strain J_2021 chromosome 3S, Xenopus_laevis_v10.1, whole genome shotgun sequence DNA region contains:
- the LOC108703464 gene encoding olfactory receptor 11L1 translates to MDIKNITMLNELFLLGFQNLNCFRIPLFCLILLIYLLTLSGNMLTIVLVSTSHNLRSPMYFFLQQLSVCDLLQTACTVPLLLWTIINDGTTISVGGCITQFYFFNASESVECLLLTVMSFDRYLAICNPLRYTSLMNPKLCVKLTLIPWLLGFSIILITANAIATLQFCNQNTINHYFCDYFPLLELSCMDTFFVQTEAILQAVPVVFIPIILIIISYVFIIHTLLKIVSTTGRQKAFSTCSSHLIVVFLFYGSLIGIYVVPSRKQSPTISKVFSLLFTVVTPLLNPVIYSLRSKEMKEALKKMLCF, encoded by the coding sequence ATGGATATAAAGAACATAACAATGTTGAATGAGCTTTTTCTCTtgggatttcaaaatttaaactgCTTCAGGATTCCTCTTTTTTGTTTGATTCTTTTAATTTACCTTTTGACACTAAGTGGGAACATGTTAACTATAGTGTTGGTGTCCACCAGCCACAATCTTCGGTCCCCCATGTACTTTTTCCTCCAGCAGCTGTCCGTATGTGACCTGCTACAAACCGCATGTACTGTACCCCTCTTACTTTGGACTATAATAAATGATGGGACCACTATCTCGGTAGGTGGATGTataacacaattttatttttttaatgcctcAGAAAGTGTTGAGTGTTTACTTCTAACAGTAATGTCCTTTGATAGATATTTGGCCATCTGCAACCCCCTACGTTACACATCTTTAATGAACCCCAAACTTTGTGTGAAACTGACTCTCATACCATGGCTGCTTGGCTTCAGCATTATATTAATCACTGCAAATGCCATCGCAACACTACAGTTCTGCAACCAAAATACCATCAACCATTACTTCTGTGATTACTTTCCTCTTCTGGAGCTTTCCTGCATGGACACTTTCTTTGTGCAAACAGAAGCAATACTTCAGGCTGTTCCTGTGGTTTTTATTCCTATTATACTAATCATTATATCATATGTTTTTATCATccatacacttctaaaaatagtTTCCACTACTGGGAGGCAAAAAGCCTTTTCGACCTGCAGCTCCCACCTTATAGTGGTCTTCCTATTTTATGGCTCTCTCATTGGCATTTATGTGGTCCCTTCCAGAAAACAATCACCTACTATAAGCAAAGTATTCTCTCTGTTATTTACTGTTGTGACTCCTTTGCTGAACCCTGTTATTTACAGCCTAAGAAGCAAAGAAATGAAAGAAGCTCTTaagaaaatgttgtgtttttga